The genomic interval CCCAATTGTGACTTCTGGACTGGTGATGCAACTCCTTGCGGGGTCAAAGATCATTGAAGTGGACAACAATGTACGTGAAGATCGTGCCCTGTTGTAAGTCTCTTTTGAGAATAATTTGTATATAAGCTTTTTGGGCCTAGTATTTAATTACTTATTTGAATTTATGTCCCAGTTCTGTTAGCAGACAACCAAATTTTTGTAAATCATTGGGTTGGGTTTGCATTGATTAGTCATTTTCATGTATGTTCTCCATGCatcatttttaacaaattttctcCCTAGTTTGTTGTGCGTGTTGATTATTAAAGCTTTTTCTTTGGGATGCTCCCTCCAAAGCACTAAACtgctttttttttccattaactGTGACTGGATTGTGCAACTTGTGTTCATTGTTTGACATGatggtttttcctttttccttcgcAGAAATGGTGCACAGAAGTTACTTGGCATCCTTATAGCTGTGGGTGAGGCGGTTGCATATGTTCTCTCTGGGATGTATGGTAGTGTTGGCCAACTTGGAGTAGGAAATGCCATTCTTATCATCATCCAGCTCTGCTTTGCTGGTATCATTGTTATATGTTTAGATGAGCTTCTTCAGAAAGGATATGGTCTAGGCTCGGGAATTTCACTTTTCATAGCTACCAATATCTGGTAagtgttttaattttcttttactgattaaaaaaaaaaatcttactgaCATACAGGTCGTATGAACTTTCAATACTAAGCCTGGAGGAGCTCAAAGTTTTCTTCCTTCAATACTCTCTTCCTTTGGACAGCTTTTATAGACTTTAATGGGCTTAACTTcatgtttttcttgtatatttttcttcttctagttAGGCATccctcttgtatacatcctgcATACTCGGGTTGCGCCTTTTAAAAGGATCCTCTATacataaaagaatttatttgaGGGACTGGTATCTTTTTTGGAATGCATTTCgctccttttttttaaaatgtatttcctgatgaatatttgaatatatatatgtatatattattctttttcagTGAAAGCATTATCTGGAAAGCATTTAGCCCCACCACTATTAACAGTGGGCGAGGCGCTGAATTTGAGGGTGCTGTTATTGCTCTATTCCATCTGCTGATAACTCGAACGGACAAGGTTCGTGCTCTTCGTGAGGCTTTTTACCGGCAGAATCTTCCAAATGTGACAAACCTCCTTGCTACAGTCCTGGTCTTCCTAATTGTAATCTACTTCCAAGGTTTCCGTGTGGTTTTGCCTGTAAGGTCAAAGAATGCCAGAGGACAGCAGGGTTCTTATCCAATCAAGCTGTTCTATACCTCCAATATGCCCATTATTCTACATTCTGCACTTGTGACCAATCTTTACTTTATCTCCCAGGTACTGATATTTTATGGTTATATTCACAACTTGGATGTGACCTTCTGCATTACCGTTTGACCAATATATTGTATTTGTGCAGCTGCTATACAAGAGGTACAGTGGAAATTTTCTGGTAAATCTTTTGGGTAAATGGAAGGAATCTGAATATTCAAATGGTCATTCTATACCTGTTGGTGGTCTTGCATATTATATCACTGCACCGTCAAGGTAATTTAGCATTTTCCCTTGTTGAGATTGCATTATTTCTAATACACCATGCATTGTTATTGTACTTGAATATGGGTTATCATCATGAGCAATAAATATGATAAGATGCAGACAGCTAATGAGCTCTAGCTCAAAGGATACTTCCCTTTTATGATACAATCACAAAGATTTATCAATTATTGGATTTCTAAGATAGAATAGGGTGAGgatacattaattaattgattcaTTGTATGTGTGTACGCATGTGTGACACAGTAAGTTTGCACAACCTACATCCTTATCCTCCATCTCTTTCTCATAGGCAAAGGTGGTACCATTTTAGCTAGATTTAATTGACTACTAATAGATGTTGAACAGagtataaatatcttttttaaatacGTATGAAGCTAAGATTTTCTATACAAGTATAAATTTGTATAAATGAAATTCTAAcattaaaactgaaaataaaaaaagaagtgatcTCACAATCCCTGTCTGCTATTTATAAATTGGGAATTCTGaagtttttaactttaaaaaaattatattttgtattctaTGTAGAACCCCTTTCTTCTTAAGTCTATGGCAAACATGGGCATGCTGCCATATACATATCGAGAAGGTTTAATACATGGGCATGCTGCTAATTGAAGAATATGTGCTACCCTGCAAGTTGCGTGAATTTACTCCTTGCCTTATTGATACTGGAAATCTGTTTTAATACTATCCTACATTTTCAGCTTAGCTGATATGGCAGCCAATCCTTTCCATGCGCTGTTCTATCTAGTCTTTATGTTGTCAGCGTGTGCACTGTTCTCAAAAACTTGGATTGAAGTTTCAGGATCATCTGCTAGAGATGTTGCCAAGCAACTTAAGGTAAGAATTCTCTGCGATCCAAGTTCAGCTTTGgttatagaaatatatatatatatatatatatatatatatatatgagacacAAGTTTCTCATGTGCGTGCGTGTTGGAGATGGAATTCTTGGTGTTTTGAGCTTGAAATTGGTCATATCTTATGGCATACAAACTGCTTTGACTTTGAATTGGTCCAGTAATGCTGTCAAAATTATTTTGGTTCGACTGTCTgcattcatttatatatatatatatatatatatatatatatattttatacatttgggGAGGGGGGTTTCGAACCCAAGACCTCCATTTTGGAGGCTGAGGTTTTATGTCAATCAGGCCACAGGCCTTTGGCTATTTTAATATGTTGTATTTGGGGTCAATTTAGTTTCCAACTTGGACTCAAGCtctttatattaaaaactacccttgtataatatttttttaaatcatagaAGTCCATTCCAAAATGCCGGCAGCATGTCGTTTTATGTATACCTTCTGCTGAGTTTGCAGGAACAACAAATGGTGATGCCTGGGCATCGTGAGTCAAACTTACAGAAGGAGCTGAACCGCTACATACCCACCGCAGCAGCATTTGGGGGCATGTGTATTGGTGCATTGACTGTGTTGGCAGATTTCATGGGAGCAATCGGTTCGGGGACAGGAATTCTGCTTGCGGTGACAATCATTTATCAGTACTTTGAAACATTTGAGAAGGAAAGAGCAAGTGAGCTCGGCTTCTTCGGTTTCTAAGCTTACATCTCATTGCCAGAAGTTATGCCTGGTACCTTGGCGGTGCTACTGGCTACTGAGCTCCCCAGCAGTTTTGGTGGGGACTGAGAGATGTAAGTAGGTCCTTTTTAACACGAAAGAGTTGGGTTCAAGATGTTAGGGCCTAGGGGTAGTTTGTTAGTGCTGAGATAAGCATCACTTCTTATATCTGTTATTTGTTTTTGCCCCTTAAGACATATAACTTACTCCCATATTAATTTCTCCTCTACCATTGGACCTGTTACGAGTGCCATGGTTCTTTTAAGATTACTGGTTTTAGGCTTCTGAGAGgctattaaaaatgaaattgacCTATGCTCTATAGATGCTTTTTTATGTGATGAAAATTGCCTAATTTAGATTCCTTGCATTTCTTGTGTTTTTCATTCACTTCTGTCGAATCTGGTAGTATTCTAGCGACACCAAAATGAGGCAGATGGTGTCGTTTAAGCGAGCAGTTCTGCTAGGTACAGGCACAAATTTGTGCTTGTATGCGCACTCCCTCTGACATGGCaacacttattttatttaaaaaaaaaaaaagcaaaacagaCTTTTCCGGCTTGGACCTGTTTCTCtcttgctttcatttcttttatagttTCGTCCATCATCTCttcgtttcatttcttttacaatttcGTCCATCATCCATTCGATTGGTTTCTCTTAGTTTCGTTTCTCTTACACTTTCGTCTATCTTGGCTTTGAAAAGctttgattttgtttctctcCCACTCATATCGTAGCAAAGTCTCAGATCTGTGTCGCTTACCGTTGTTGCATCATGAATTTATGTGCTAGAACTATCCCTGTTGAAGGGCTTCAAGATATGTTTTGCAATGAACCTCATGATTAAGCAATAGAATAAAATTGATTGGTTGATTTGGGTTCTACCatagaaaggaaagagaaaaggcAAAGTTGAGtacaaaaaatttcaactcCTAACCCATAACGAATTACAAACATAACATATTTCTCTACTTTTAGaagaccaataaaaaaaatctagaaaaagcCAAACGGGGAAAAACCCATAAAGTTGACAGAACTTCCTCAAAGAACAATTAGAAAGAAACccatacaaaattaaaaaaaaaaaaaagccggcCAGTTTCGAGTTTCTTTAAACCcgatttcaatattttcatgacacAACTATGCATAAACCTTAAACAGATGAAActtgaaagaggaaaaaaaaaaaaatcaaaaactgAACTTTGAGTTGCCTAGGACGATGTTGAACTTTGAGCAAAATCTTCGGGTATAATGCAGTGGGTCTGTCgcgttagggttagggttagggttgggAACATGAGTTGCACAGAGGAGGGCAGTGAAGAGAGAAAGCAGGGGGAGAGAAACTAATTTTACTGAAAATgtgaaacgcaccgtttcaaaAGTAACTTCACACAATTTCGAACCCAACTAAATGCACCGTTTTATTTACTCCAAAACAGTACAATTGACTCCACGTTAGATGCCATTCGCGAGACCTTCCCAGCGTATGCCTGGGTTTAGAGTTTTTCTTAAGCGAGATTATGGAATATTTAGAAGTACTGAAAACCGAAACATTCCCTCTCCGTCTTCCCGCTGcgtattcttatttaaaatatcttgtgtttattttttattttttattataacatCAAAAATTTGTAGCTCTTTAGGTTTTGTTtgtattcacaactcatctcattttatcattacaactttttcaaattctcacataaaatataataaa from Juglans regia cultivar Chandler chromosome 2, Walnut 2.0, whole genome shotgun sequence carries:
- the LOC109012060 gene encoding protein transport protein Sec61 subunit alpha-like, with the protein product MGGGFRVLHLVRPFLSFLPEVQSADRKIPFREKVIYTVIALFIFLVCSQLPLYGIHSTTGADPFYWMRVILASNRGTVMELGITPIVTSGLVMQLLAGSKIIEVDNNVREDRALLNGAQKLLGILIAVGEAVAYVLSGMYGSVGQLGVGNAILIIIQLCFAGIIVICLDELLQKGYGLGSGISLFIATNICESIIWKAFSPTTINSGRGAEFEGAVIALFHLLITRTDKVRALREAFYRQNLPNVTNLLATVLVFLIVIYFQGFRVVLPVRSKNARGQQGSYPIKLFYTSNMPIILHSALVTNLYFISQLLYKRYSGNFLVNLLGKWKESEYSNGHSIPVGGLAYYITAPSSLADMAANPFHALFYLVFMLSACALFSKTWIEVSGSSARDVAKQLKEQQMVMPGHRESNLQKELNRYIPTAAAFGGMCIGALTVLADFMGAIGSGTGILLAVTIIYQYFETFEKERASELGFFGF